From a region of the bacterium genome:
- a CDS encoding SMI1/KNR4 family protein, whose protein sequence is MTLEEVREELAFFEPGVVRLNPPAGARAMARAQTEMGVRFQPSLLAVLSVHNGGFIVSEPVLGVPPIQSALDMVHATRQARAHWGPVCWWDGWVEVGSDGCGNQYVLLLDRQGVGGESPVGFFDAGAGEITEIVASSYLNYLWFVTQDVKWHYRADGNPRARKEVDWTNRKVIVRPGALSPWRSNEAWTLAHDPALIRWR, encoded by the coding sequence GTGACGCTGGAGGAAGTCAGGGAGGAGTTGGCGTTCTTCGAGCCCGGTGTGGTCCGGCTCAACCCGCCGGCAGGCGCGCGCGCAATGGCCCGTGCCCAGACCGAGATGGGAGTACGGTTCCAGCCCTCGCTGCTGGCCGTGCTGTCGGTCCATAACGGTGGGTTCATCGTGAGCGAGCCCGTGTTGGGCGTCCCACCGATACAGTCGGCCCTCGACATGGTTCATGCCACCCGGCAGGCCCGGGCCCACTGGGGGCCTGTCTGCTGGTGGGATGGCTGGGTCGAGGTAGGCAGCGACGGCTGCGGCAACCAGTACGTGCTGCTGCTGGATCGCCAGGGCGTCGGCGGCGAGTCCCCTGTCGGGTTCTTTGACGCCGGCGCAGGGGAGATCACCGAAATCGTGGCCTCCTCCTACCTGAACTATCTGTGGTTTGTCACGCAGGACGTGAAGTGGCATTATCGGGCTGACGGGAATCCGCGCGCACGGAAGGAAGTTGACTGGACTAACAGGAAGGTGATCGTGCGCCCCGGAGCGCTCTCGCCGTGGCGCTCCAACGAGGCGTGGACGCTGGCCCACGACCCTGCCCTGATCAGGTGGCGGTGA